A genomic stretch from Planktothrix sp. FACHB-1365 includes:
- a CDS encoding relaxase/mobilization nuclease domain-containing protein, whose translation MIGKQIIGKNFTKLLNYLFSKEGASLIGSNMMGKTPQELAVEFRSFLYLNNRVQKPVYHAALSVPQSEALSDAQWLDIGLDYLKGMGFDQNQFAIFRHTDCDHDHIHIAASRIKLNSKGTCVSDSWNYRRSEKLIEQLEEKYGLTPTVRSWEKERRSPTTGECRQLARTGETSIREQLQTVLDQATIDQPEMMVLVDRLTQQGISVRIKPTPTKELGISYKLGDVAFSGTHLGKAYTFKGLQKYRGVSYYSNLDSEEIEELFRGSDNSQDSQYVDLKDTGFNDLFNPKTNPDNLALSNWTDENPVNQAVEYLDNNNFNLIKSDSIDDPSIQPPETIQPPEIIQPNETLENQQQNLTSSWQLLRERFIENTSLPSELIDLLHHKGWINADEHNRAVFTLRTLAGEDTGTCTLESNGKFSINSDVKMPLAKTEDDETGIFWIATQHNIERVIITSDPIETLSAIALNPDFNIRPTLYLSLDGISSLPTDFLIDIPTIVIGLKGDKFGEKLSQEIIEALPQAQRINPGIEGWNQILINSDQEIEKLLPEIDQTQNLVQQELEQWTQGINLN comes from the coding sequence ATGATTGGTAAACAAATCATCGGTAAAAACTTCACCAAACTGCTCAATTACCTCTTTTCTAAAGAAGGTGCTTCTTTAATTGGAAGCAATATGATGGGAAAAACACCGCAGGAATTAGCTGTGGAGTTTCGCTCTTTTCTTTATTTGAACAATCGAGTGCAAAAACCCGTTTATCATGCTGCTTTAAGTGTTCCCCAGAGTGAAGCTTTATCCGATGCTCAATGGCTTGATATTGGTTTAGATTACCTTAAAGGAATGGGATTTGATCAAAATCAATTTGCAATCTTTCGCCATACAGATTGTGATCATGATCATATTCATATTGCCGCAAGTCGGATTAAATTAAATAGTAAAGGAACTTGCGTCTCGGATAGTTGGAACTATCGACGCAGCGAGAAATTAATTGAACAATTAGAAGAAAAATATGGGTTAACACCCACTGTCCGCAGTTGGGAAAAAGAACGTCGTTCTCCCACCACAGGCGAATGTAGACAATTAGCTAGAACTGGAGAAACTAGCATACGCGAACAACTACAAACCGTTCTTGATCAAGCTACAATTGATCAACCTGAAATGATGGTTTTGGTTGACCGACTGACACAGCAAGGAATTAGCGTTAGAATTAAACCAACACCTACAAAAGAATTAGGAATTAGTTATAAGTTGGGTGATGTTGCTTTTAGTGGCACTCATTTAGGGAAAGCTTACACCTTCAAAGGACTTCAAAAATATCGAGGAGTTAGCTATTATTCTAATTTAGATTCAGAAGAAATTGAAGAACTTTTTAGGGGTTCTGATAATAGCCAAGATTCTCAATATGTTGACTTAAAAGATACCGGTTTTAATGACTTATTTAATCCAAAAACTAATCCAGATAATTTAGCTCTATCCAATTGGACTGATGAGAATCCAGTTAATCAAGCTGTAGAGTATCTCGACAATAATAACTTTAACTTAATAAAATCAGACTCTATCGATGATCCTTCAATTCAACCTCCTGAAACAATTCAACCTCCTGAAATAATTCAACCTAATGAAACTTTAGAAAATCAGCAGCAGAATTTAACATCATCTTGGCAACTTTTACGAGAAAGATTCATAGAAAATACCAGTTTACCTTCTGAATTGATAGATTTGTTACACCACAAGGGATGGATTAATGCAGATGAACACAACCGTGCTGTATTTACCCTCCGCACATTGGCTGGAGAGGACACGGGAACTTGTACTTTAGAGTCTAATGGAAAATTTTCCATTAACTCTGATGTGAAAATGCCGTTGGCCAAGACTGAGGATGACGAAACAGGCATTTTCTGGATAGCGACTCAACATAATATTGAACGAGTTATTATTACCAGTGATCCGATAGAAACCTTATCAGCGATCGCTTTAAACCCTGATTTTAATATTAGACCAACGCTATACTTAAGCCTGGATGGTATATCTTCATTACCCACAGATTTTTTAATAGATATTCCCACTATAGTCATTGGCTTGAAAGGGGATAAATTTGGAGAAAAACTCTCTCAAGAAATTATTGAGGCTTTACCCCAAGCTCAACGAATTAATCCAGGTATTGAAGGCTGGAACCAAATTTTAATCAATTCAGACCAAGAAATAGAAAAATTATTACCTGAAATCGATCAAACTCAGAATCTAGTACAGCAAGAATTAGAGCAATGGACTCAAGGTATTAACTTAAACTAA
- a CDS encoding transposase — protein MLVLEFKIRAKTEQYKAIDEAIRTAQFIQNKCLRFWMDNKGVGRYDLNKYCRVLAHEFKFASELNSQARQSSAERAWSAIARFYDNCKRKVPGKKGFPRFKKNCRSVEYKTTGWNLDLKTRKAITFTDKKGIGRLRLVGSYDLHFYQPEQIKRVRLVRRADGYYCQFILAVDVQIKTEPTNKTIGLDVGLSAFYTDDQGNKVDNPKFLRKGEKKLKRLQRRLSKKQKGSNNRKKARQRLAKFHLKISRQRKEFSKRVAYSVIHSNDVVAYEDLRIKNLVKNHCLAKSINDAAWYQFRVWLEYFGRKYGKATIAVPPQYTSQNCSSCGKTVKKSLSTRTHICSCGCQLDRDENAARNILRIGLSTAGHTGTFGLEPISALGELTSTLIESVLSGQVDSLNKESNVTSLGDVTVRVSTTLAIAEFDAQTRFQALAMQGDVAQGLEVLDRLDALNQ, from the coding sequence ATGCTCGTTCTAGAATTTAAAATCAGAGCTAAAACTGAACAATATAAGGCAATAGATGAAGCAATTAGAACTGCTCAATTCATTCAAAACAAATGTCTTCGTTTCTGGATGGATAACAAAGGAGTAGGACGTTATGACCTAAATAAGTATTGCCGAGTATTAGCTCATGAGTTTAAATTTGCGAGCGAGTTAAATTCTCAAGCCAGACAGTCAAGCGCAGAGAGAGCATGGTCAGCTATCGCCCGATTTTACGATAACTGTAAGCGAAAAGTTCCAGGTAAGAAAGGATTTCCACGCTTTAAAAAGAATTGCCGTTCAGTTGAATACAAAACAACTGGATGGAATTTAGATCTAAAGACCCGTAAAGCAATTACCTTTACTGATAAAAAAGGAATTGGGCGGTTACGGTTAGTGGGAAGTTATGATTTGCACTTCTATCAACCCGAACAGATTAAGCGAGTTCGGTTAGTTAGACGTGCAGACGGATACTACTGCCAATTCATTCTTGCAGTTGACGTTCAAATCAAGACAGAACCGACCAATAAAACAATCGGTTTAGATGTGGGGTTATCTGCTTTTTACACTGACGACCAGGGTAATAAAGTAGATAACCCCAAATTCTTGAGAAAAGGAGAAAAGAAACTCAAGCGGTTACAGAGACGACTTTCTAAAAAACAGAAAGGGTCTAATAACCGTAAAAAAGCAAGACAGCGATTAGCTAAATTTCATCTTAAAATAAGTCGGCAACGAAAAGAGTTCAGCAAACGAGTTGCATACTCCGTCATCCACTCTAACGATGTGGTAGCCTACGAAGATTTAAGAATTAAAAATTTAGTAAAGAATCACTGTCTAGCTAAGTCGATTAATGATGCAGCTTGGTATCAATTTAGGGTTTGGTTAGAGTATTTTGGGAGAAAGTATGGAAAAGCAACAATTGCTGTTCCCCCTCAATACACCAGTCAAAATTGTTCAAGTTGCGGAAAAACAGTCAAAAAATCCCTATCAACTCGAACCCATATTTGTAGTTGTGGATGTCAGTTGGACAGGGATGAGAATGCTGCTCGGAACATTTTAAGAATTGGATTAAGTACCGCAGGACATACGGGAACTTTCGGTCTAGAACCGATAAGCGCTTTGGGAGAATTGACCTCTACTTTAATAGAATCCGTTCTATCAGGGCAAGTCGATTCGCTGAACAAAGAATCGAACGTCACATCGCTTGGCGATGTGACGGTGAGAGTGTCAACAACGTTGGCGATCGCTGAGTTTGATGCTCAGACACGATTTCAAGCTTTGGCAATGCAGGGCGATGTGGCACAGGGTTTAGAAGTTTTGGATCGCTTAGATGCCTTAAATCAGTAG